CATGAATTGCTTTAAAACCATAGGCATGGGCGCATAATCACTCATACCAAGCATTAATACGCCTAGAAAGCTAGGCCACATGGTATCAACTGTTGTCCACAGATAAACAACACCGATGAAAAGTGTGACTACAGTCATACCTACCGGCGTAATTGTTATAAGCGTACCACCGTCCACCTGTGGAAATCCCATGCTAATCAATCTCTTTGATGTTTCAACCACCATGGACGGAGCTGGGAGCATGCGGCCAAAACACATTATTCCCAAACCAATAAATAAGTGAATCATTTCACTTATGTTAATCTGTTTTTTATCTGACATTAAGTATACCCTGTTTTTTAAATTAAGAATCCCTCATGCATCTGGCTGACAATATGCGTACTTTAGAAGTTTAGAAAAGTAGTCCATGCTAGGTTTGTGAAAAAAATAACAAAAGTTTTATACAAGAAAAGGCTTGAGACTCCACTCTCAAGCCTTTTCTTGTAGGTATATCCTTAAAGAAGCACATCCAGGGGCCTCAACAGAAACGGGGACAGGGCTCCATACCCTGCCCCTAAGTATATTTTATTAGCAATAGATGGTTATGCCAGTTTGGAACATCTTGTCATTATAGATGACCTTGATGTCGTATTTGCCGGAAAGACCATTCTTGCTGATATTCATTTTGAGCTGACGGTCATCCTTTTCCAGAAATGCACCGGAGCACATTGCTAGGTGGTGAACAGCAGCAGTGTTCAAGAAGTATCCGCGGGTTTCTTTTTCGCCTGCAAGGACAATCATTGCCAACGATCCGTGTTCGAATAAGCCGTGGAAAACAAGGCGGTCTTCATCTTCGTCGATAACTATCTCACGTTCAGAACTCGGTAATTCGTCAACTTCTTCAACATCCGGGATGGTATCAAAAGTAGGGGTTACGTCCAGATTGCCCACCAGTTTGCCTTCGCCAAAAGTGAGATTTTCGCATGAGTGATACGGTGTTAATTTTTCAGCACGGTAGAAGTTGCCTTCCACTTCCAGTTCGTATAGGACCACGCCGTCTTTTTCTTCTACTGTGATCGAACGGCGTTCTGTGCCGGGTATCGTGGTATCGAGGAAGGCTCCAAGACCATCGGAGGCCCAACCATCAACAAAGCCCAATCCACCGGAATGAGTTAGGTAATGGCCCTCGTCGTAATATTCGACGTTGCAGATGTAAGGAGAGAAGAAATCCTGTCCACGTTCTTTTCCGTACTGCCATATCTGCTCGATTTCCATTTTGTCGGTATCGATGCGGTAGCGGACGCCACGGGAGAAATTATCCCTGTTTCTGATGTAGTTCTCTTTGGACTTGGCGCGGTACTGACCATTGTCAAAGCACATGATGTCACCGTCAGGGCAGACTACGCAGGCATGCTGCTCATACTGCCAGTCAAAGTTCTCAACATCACCAACTGGTTTGAAGAAATACTTGTCTACCATTTCCTGAGGCCAACCTTCAGGGTCGCCGATGATCCAGTTCAGGGTATTGGTATCGTAATCGATATTCACAACAGCATCCTGATGACGGCCGGAAAGAGTGATGGAGTTTGTCTTTTTATCGTACCATAGAGCATTGTTGTGGAACCAGTCGTGGGCATCCTGCGAACCTGAACCGGCCACATCCTGTGGCAGGAACTCTTTGAAATCCCAGGTGCGGAGCACTTCACCTGTCTCGCGGTCCAGTAGTGCTATCATATCTTCCACGGTGTCGGTGTGGAAATCCTGAGTCAGGGCTAGGATATTTCCGTCTTCCATTTCCCAGTGGTCATGATGATAGTTGCCGGGCATCCGGTACTCTTTGTATATTTTACCGAGCAGACTTAGTTCGAAGAGTCCGGTAGAGTTATAAGGCATACGGCAGAAACGGCTGGAGCCGGTCATGATATTGCCGTTTTCGAGACGTTTGATGTCAAACATTGTGTTGACGGTCAACATCCAACGTATTTCGCCCGCATAGTCGTATCCGGTGGGCAGGTTCTTGCCAGCCGGAGTCAAAAACATGATGTTATTGCCGAAGTAGTCAAGTGAAGTCTGGACGTTGAGACAACGGCAGACGGATGCAGGAAGTTCTTCGGACTGTACAAGGAAAGTTTTGCTTTCACCGTTAGATAGGGACACGGTAACCTTGGTCTCAATGCCTTCATACAGGCAGAGAACCGGGATAGAGTGGGAAGTGGTCGCCTTAAAGGTGTGCGTAATGTCCTCACGGCTGTTACGTTTGCCGTGTACGGTCAGTTCTGCTTCTACCTCGGTTTCGGTCTTGAACAGAATCAGTGCTGAAAGCGGGTTGATGAGATACGGATTGACAATAACGTGAGCATTTTCAAGGGAAGGCTTTTCTGTTTCGAAAGTTTCAAGAAAAGTTTTTTCAGCATTATTCTGTTGTGTGATCAGGTTATCTTCACAAGTGTAAACGACTTTGTTGCTCATGATTTTACCCCTATTTTATTTTATTAATTTCGTTAATGATTGCTGGCTTTTGCTTTAGTCCTTCCAAACGACTCACTTCTTCGCCATTTTTCATAAGAAGCATGGTAGGAAATCCCTTGACTCCACACCGCTCTTTGAGTTCGACGTTCTCATCAAAATCAATGGTGTAGATGGGGAAGTCCGGATCGTTCTTGCTGATGTCTTTCAGTACAAAGGCAAGCATCTTACAGGGACCGCAAGTTTTGGAGTAAAACTCAACAAGCATGGGACCTGATTTTTCCAGTGCATCAAATTCTTGGGTGTTAACTTCTTTGATCATAATGTTGCTCCTATATTAGTCCTTAAGAGATTCGACATATTTGGCTGCGGTGTTAGCGGCAATAGCTCCATCGGAGCATGCAGTCACAATCTGGCGTAGCTTTTTGTTGGTGATATCGCCGGCTCCGAAGATGCCGTTGACTGAAGTCCGCATTTCGTCATCCACGATGATGCATCCAAATTTGTCTAAGATACCTAGGTCGGCGAATGGTTTCGACGTTGGTTTAAGGCCAATGTATTCAAACACCCCATCACAATTGACATGGCGTTCAGTGCCGTCTTCTTTGGTTGATTTGAAACGAACCCCAGTGAGTTTTTCTTCACCTGTGAATTCCAGCACGTCCTGATAGGGGTAGATAGTTACGTTATCCATATTGCGAAGCTTGTCGCACGCTTTGGGATCTGCAGTCAGGTCAAACATGGTTACAATAGTGAGCTGATTGACAATCCCGGCCAGATAAATTGACTCTTCCACCGCAGAATTTCCGCCGCCGATGACTACGACGTCTTTGCCGCGGAATTGCGCTCCGTCACAGATGGCACACCAGCTGATGCCGTTTCCAGTAAATGATTCTTCGCCTGGCACTTCCAGAGAGCGGGGCACTGTGCCTGTGGCAAGGATGACTGCTGCGGCTTCGAAGACAGCATTGTCTTCTTCGCAGTGGATTACTTTGGTTGCACCCTTGTCTTCGACTTTGAGGATAGTTTTATAGTCAAATTCAACGCCCAACTGCTGGGTATGCTCGAACATTTGCATGCTGAGTTCTGCCCCGTTAATAACGCCGGAACCTGTGTAGTTCTCGATTTCGTTGGTGTTGATCATCTGTCCGCCTGGAGCAAGTTTGTCCAAGATCAGGGTCTTCATGTTGGCACGGATTGCATAAATGGCGGCAGTCATGCCTGCAGGGCCGCTTCCAACAATGATGACATCGTATTTTTTCATATCAAACTCCTTTCTTTAAAATAGAATATTGCAAAGTGGGATTCTCACTATAGCTATAAACGGTACGATAAGTAGAAATGAAAAAGCTCATGACAACCTTATGGTTGCCGATGTATTGCTTCAAAATTTCTTATATGGGAAAACCCCATATTGAAAAGCTTGTCGGGAAAGTCTATAATTAGTGACGGCGTATGAATCAAACTCTCGGAGAGTATGATGCCTATGCCGATAACGGTGTGAACAAGTACACTAAATTATATTTTATTATATCTATTACTCCACCCGATATAGTCTTTTGCTAAAGACTTCTTGTTAGCTTGTACGAACATGCATTTTTTTAGCAAGAAAAAAGGTAGCCCAGACTATGTTGTGAAAAAAATCGCTAGAGTAAAGATCGCAGAAAATAAGGATATCAGAGTGAAAGTTGATACAGAACTCTCAAGCAACATGGAAATACTCAGTGCAATTGGCACTGAGATAGAGGTTCCCAAAGGGGCACGATTCGATTTTCGTAATATTTATTACTTAAAGGAAGGAATCGCTGCGCTGACACATTTGACCCTGGCAGGAGAGCAGAGTTCCTTCATCTATTTTAAACCTGGCATGCTGCTCAATTTCTTGCGTCCCATTATTACTGCCACAGGTATCGGCAGCGACATCACAATGAAACGACTTTCCTCTTTGGATCATGGCATTTATGCAAAAACAAAATGTAAATGTCTTTGTATTAATGGTGCAACCTTTCTTGAACAGGCTGAAAGAGATTCGGCATTGTATAGGATGCTCCTCCGGTCTATTAGTGAAAATTTGATCAACGTACTCGCCCTTTCGACCGAGCTCTCTACCAAGCCAGCCAGTTTACGGGTATGTCAGGTTTTGTTCGATTTCATGTCTGATGATACCCCGCCAGAGATTCCGCGTTATCTGACCTACAATGAGATTGCTTTCTATCTGTCTATGCACGTAATCACTGTTACAAAGATATTTAAAGCTCTTAAACAAAGTGGAGTCATTGATAAAAAGGGACGGACTACCATCGTTATTGATAAAGCAAGATTATTCGCAATTGGTACAGGGGTCGAAGAACTCAAATATTAAAGCCTACCTTTAAATATAATTCACCTAATAATTCACCATGTATTCACCTCCCAGTGGCCTGAGCAGGGGCGTATATCTCTCTTTTTACTTTCAGGTACACACTGGGAGGTGGGTTTTCTGGTTTTTAGTCAACAGTGATGCAA
The genomic region above belongs to Desulfovibrio sp. UCD-KL4C and contains:
- a CDS encoding aryl-sulfate sulfotransferase codes for the protein MSNKVVYTCEDNLITQQNNAEKTFLETFETEKPSLENAHVIVNPYLINPLSALILFKTETEVEAELTVHGKRNSREDITHTFKATTSHSIPVLCLYEGIETKVTVSLSNGESKTFLVQSEELPASVCRCLNVQTSLDYFGNNIMFLTPAGKNLPTGYDYAGEIRWMLTVNTMFDIKRLENGNIMTGSSRFCRMPYNSTGLFELSLLGKIYKEYRMPGNYHHDHWEMEDGNILALTQDFHTDTVEDMIALLDRETGEVLRTWDFKEFLPQDVAGSGSQDAHDWFHNNALWYDKKTNSITLSGRHQDAVVNIDYDTNTLNWIIGDPEGWPQEMVDKYFFKPVGDVENFDWQYEQHACVVCPDGDIMCFDNGQYRAKSKENYIRNRDNFSRGVRYRIDTDKMEIEQIWQYGKERGQDFFSPYICNVEYYDEGHYLTHSGGLGFVDGWASDGLGAFLDTTIPGTERRSITVEEKDGVVLYELEVEGNFYRAEKLTPYHSCENLTFGEGKLVGNLDVTPTFDTIPDVEEVDELPSSEREIVIDEDEDRLVFHGLFEHGSLAMIVLAGEKETRGYFLNTAAVHHLAMCSGAFLEKDDRQLKMNISKNGLSGKYDIKVIYNDKMFQTGITIYC
- a CDS encoding Crp/Fnr family transcriptional regulator translates to MKVDTELSSNMEILSAIGTEIEVPKGARFDFRNIYYLKEGIAALTHLTLAGEQSSFIYFKPGMLLNFLRPIITATGIGSDITMKRLSSLDHGIYAKTKCKCLCINGATFLEQAERDSALYRMLLRSISENLINVLALSTELSTKPASLRVCQVLFDFMSDDTPPEIPRYLTYNEIAFYLSMHVITVTKIFKALKQSGVIDKKGRTTIVIDKARLFAIGTGVEELKY
- a CDS encoding co-chaperone YbbN, whose amino-acid sequence is MIKEVNTQEFDALEKSGPMLVEFYSKTCGPCKMLAFVLKDISKNDPDFPIYTIDFDENVELKERCGVKGFPTMLLMKNGEEVSRLEGLKQKPAIINEINKIK
- a CDS encoding FAD-dependent oxidoreductase translates to MKKYDVIIVGSGPAGMTAAIYAIRANMKTLILDKLAPGGQMINTNEIENYTGSGVINGAELSMQMFEHTQQLGVEFDYKTILKVEDKGATKVIHCEEDNAVFEAAAVILATGTVPRSLEVPGEESFTGNGISWCAICDGAQFRGKDVVVIGGGNSAVEESIYLAGIVNQLTIVTMFDLTADPKACDKLRNMDNVTIYPYQDVLEFTGEEKLTGVRFKSTKEDGTERHVNCDGVFEYIGLKPTSKPFADLGILDKFGCIIVDDEMRTSVNGIFGAGDITNKKLRQIVTACSDGAIAANTAAKYVESLKD